One genomic window of Triplophysa rosa linkage group LG11, Trosa_1v2, whole genome shotgun sequence includes the following:
- the LOC130561179 gene encoding gastrula zinc finger protein XlCGF49.1-like, translating to MSSSSLQKNKILSPIRKQRTEAVKPFTCSQCGKSFKQKSHLEEHMRTHTEERPYMCPQCGKSFDCKSTLKKHIRIHTGERPYTCPQCEKSFNCKSMLEVHIRIHTGERPYTCPQCENSFDCKSTLAKHIRIHTGERPYTCTQCGKSFSRKSTLVEHMRTHTGERPYTCSQCGKSFIKRSTLEEHMKIHSEERRYACPQCGKRFRQKSTFKVHMRIHNGERRYTCTQCGKSFRQKNHLNVHMRVHTGERPYTCPQCGKSFKQKTRLEAHKKIHTGERP from the coding sequence ATGTCTTCTAGTAGTTTGCAGAAGAACAAGATTTTATCACCAATAAGGAAACAAAGAACAGAAGCAGTCAAACCTTTCACTtgttctcagtgtggaaagagtttcaaacagAAAAGTCATCTTGAGGAGcacatgagaactcacactgAAGAGCGACCATACatgtgtcctcagtgtggaaagagtttcgaCTGCAAATCAACGCTTAAAAAGCACAtcagaattcacactggagagcgtccatacacATGTCCGCAGTGTGAGAAGAGTTTCAACTGCAAATCAATGCTTGAGGTGCACAttagaattcacactggagagcgtccatacacATGTCCGCAGTGTGAGAATAGTTTCGACTGCAAATCAACGCTTGCGAAGCACAttagaattcacactggagagcgtccatacacatgtactcagtgtggaaagagtttcagccGCAAATCAACACTTGTTGAGcacatgagaactcacactggagagcgcccatacacttgttctcagtgtggaaagagttttataAAGAGATCAACGCTTGAAGAGCACATGAAAATTCATAGTGAAGAGCGCCGATAtgcatgtcctcagtgtggaaagagattTAGACAGAAATCAACGTTTAAGgttcacatgagaattcacaatGGAGAGCGCCGATACACGTgtactcagtgtggaaagagtttcagacaGAAAAATCATCTTAATGTCCACATGAgggttcacactggagagcgtccatacacgtgtcctcagtgtggaaagagtttcaaacagAAAACACGTCTGGAGGCGCACAagaaaattcacactggagagcgtccatGA